The Geobacter sp. AOG2 genome includes a window with the following:
- a CDS encoding Rrf2 family transcriptional regulator has product MISKKTKYALKALYHLAEQPSSQPVLISDLAKAGNIPKKFLEFILLSLRKGGILQSRIGKGGGYYLASPPSKITLGSIVRILEGDLAPVQCLSETNYAHCDECDDEATCGIRLVMVDVNRALAQTLDSLTLADMIERSENEKNRRANIVDYSI; this is encoded by the coding sequence ATGATTTCAAAAAAGACTAAATACGCCCTCAAGGCGCTCTACCATCTGGCCGAACAGCCCAGTTCGCAACCGGTGTTGATTTCCGACTTGGCCAAGGCCGGGAACATCCCCAAGAAGTTCCTGGAGTTCATATTGCTCTCCCTTCGCAAGGGGGGTATCCTTCAGAGCAGGATCGGCAAGGGTGGTGGCTACTATCTGGCATCGCCGCCCTCCAAGATAACCTTGGGCAGCATCGTGCGGATACTGGAGGGTGATCTGGCGCCGGTACAATGCCTCAGCGAAACCAATTACGCCCACTGCGACGAATGCGACGACGAGGCCACCTGCGGTATCCGGCTGGTGATGGTCGATGTCAACCGGGCACTGGCCCAGACGCTTGACAGCTTGACCTTGGCTGATATGATCGAACGTAGCGAAAACGAGAAGAACAGGCGCGCAAATATTGTAGATTACAGCATCTAA
- a CDS encoding GGDEF domain-containing protein, translated as MTKSSSIFLISILLTILIGYGDYQTGAHISMLLVYSVPVLVSAWYCGRLEGIVVAACAATSWLVVNMVHKVPSVSEAILSWNAFTRLGIFAMIAYAVSLQAQLRRALVREKLKSDTDRLTGLLNKGAFRDQVEEEMIRAQRYNHPISLAFIDLDNFKQVNDIHGHARGDRLLQHVGETIMHTIRRTDFAGRIGGDEFTVFFPETDEEQARKAIENLVQALDIMTSQSGWQVTASIGVVTCPVICDTYDALLGKADKLMYLAKEKGRNAAVFETIQSIDV; from the coding sequence ATGACAAAAAGCAGCTCCATTTTTCTGATATCCATACTGCTGACGATACTAATTGGTTACGGAGACTATCAGACCGGCGCGCATATCTCAATGCTGCTGGTCTACTCCGTTCCGGTCCTTGTCTCGGCCTGGTACTGCGGCAGGCTGGAAGGTATTGTCGTTGCCGCCTGCGCGGCTACAAGTTGGTTAGTCGTCAATATGGTTCATAAAGTACCAAGTGTAAGCGAAGCCATCCTTTCCTGGAATGCCTTCACACGCTTGGGTATCTTTGCCATGATAGCATATGCCGTTTCCCTGCAGGCCCAGTTACGAAGGGCACTCGTGCGCGAGAAGCTGAAGTCTGACACTGACAGGCTGACCGGGCTCTTGAACAAAGGAGCCTTCCGTGATCAGGTTGAGGAAGAGATGATTCGGGCGCAACGTTATAATCATCCAATTTCTTTGGCCTTCATTGATTTGGATAATTTTAAACAAGTAAACGATATCCACGGGCACGCACGCGGTGACCGGCTACTGCAGCACGTTGGGGAAACAATTATGCATACCATACGGAGGACCGATTTTGCTGGTCGCATAGGCGGCGACGAGTTCACGGTTTTTTTCCCGGAAACAGACGAGGAACAGGCGCGCAAGGCGATTGAAAATCTCGTTCAGGCACTCGATATCATGACCAGCCAATCAGGCTGGCAGGTGACGGCCAGCATCGGCGTAGTGACCTGCCCGGTAATATGCGACACCTACGACGCTCTGTTGGGCAAGGCAGACAAACTGATGTATCTTGCCAAGGAAAAAGGTAGAAACGCGGCGGTTTTTGAAACGATCCAGTCAATAGATGTATAA
- a CDS encoding translocation/assembly module TamB domain-containing protein: MKRSTIHMLLLAVGATAVFITATAVVWLCGTTSGARWLLASVSLHTPLKITARVVEGRLLDHLRLTEVHAVMLQQEAELDSLDLRWQPLLLLGGRIAVQRLTLEGTSIRDNTPAGRQPPQISWPRLSGKAQFFDVTITHLRVDRFSYRRQGERPVIIDTAAASIEWQDGLLSLDDLEIASPDGRVTGNTVAGFRRPSLKTDLVVGLPHPLADMNVFSIHTRLLPGSGAEQLAGSLVLSGARGKRQQLQISGVAGVTRNGFNLRRLRLDRQESGGRVTGDGTLTITERGPFLKLRIALSGLNLAPELKTATNLTGELWFEGGAANYQGRFDLANQGTVRRTSHVSGRYSGNSHGVRFTSLHGTLLGGNAAGDLEVTWEEGLALRGVIRARGLNPAMIAPGWTGVVNVDISGALAYLAHAPLRWNMNAKLLDSDLHGQPLTGNLRAASNGGDLSVEALALHGKGFDIEAMGTLYTGLAFTTQVSDLSLLIPGTAGAFRADGRIRWRNGRPAGYLNGYGRALQVNGVKVANANITARLRNGGGYPIHATAALRAVHYKRFQADSLTVAADGTLHDHTLDATVQSSGADVRVGLSGSYDQVSWKGMITRLSGKDTVGAWHLLAPAALAVAAERLSIAPLAISGAGPERITITADLIQPLQGNVRVQWSGVNLARANQWLQGVRVDGTTSGSIQLGFAPKNKLTLAASADTQGLFTRDNHAFNVKRGLFTIDADEHGLHAGLELRLADHGLLKGAFSSRSPIRLAAPDTGNLTLEWSEVNLTLVQPWMPAGFNLEGRVTGHAAGKILMGSHLTLAGSAALSQTAVHLRTKGGDYNSTVRNAAIKWTWQGENLTGSTSLEMAEYGQIQGVFELPLPARFPTAIQQQGLVRATFKGRFREQGLLTSLFPGLIRESRGEVSGQLEITGTLREPRIGGDLHLARAGAYFPAAGVHVNEVRLDAHMENDLIRIGNFRADSGPGHISGTAVIRLKGWRVADYTGNLNGERFQAIYLPEIRMLVEPHLSFAGTSNTLAVRGDIRVPELLVQGPPRSSVVTRSKDVIIEGTPPQATHHFPLALDIQVRVIPGDHVKVKLEGVDAQLGGSINLKVRGPDQITSDGEIRLVKGRYKAYGIDLEIVRGRVYYTGDSIGQPTLDILALRTVGDVRAGVTVTGSLQTPTVKLYSEPAMTDTDTLAYIVLGHPLGSGSDQATLVIQAASQLLSSSQTYSLKDQIKNRLGLSTLEVGDKASTSAIMGYKVIAAAPPGTTTPQTTTGLSQTVATAGKYLTPQLYLSYGRSLFTGDNLIRLRYDISRRWNIETQTGTESGADIYYKIDFN; encoded by the coding sequence GTGAAACGGTCCACCATTCACATGTTGCTCCTCGCAGTTGGGGCAACCGCAGTTTTTATAACCGCGACTGCTGTCGTCTGGCTATGCGGGACCACCTCCGGCGCCCGCTGGCTCCTGGCGTCGGTTTCACTCCACACCCCGCTGAAGATCACCGCCAGAGTGGTCGAAGGGCGATTGCTGGATCACCTGCGCCTAACCGAAGTACACGCCGTCATGCTACAGCAAGAGGCAGAACTGGACAGCCTGGACCTGCGCTGGCAGCCACTGCTTCTGCTGGGAGGACGGATTGCCGTCCAGAGACTCACCCTGGAGGGGACAAGTATCAGGGATAACACCCCGGCCGGCCGGCAGCCTCCCCAAATCTCCTGGCCCCGACTATCCGGTAAGGCACAGTTCTTCGATGTAACCATAACCCATTTGCGGGTTGATAGGTTCAGTTACCGGCGACAGGGTGAACGGCCGGTGATTATCGACACCGCCGCCGCTTCTATTGAGTGGCAGGACGGACTTCTCTCCTTGGACGATCTTGAAATCGCCTCCCCTGACGGCCGTGTCACAGGAAATACCGTGGCCGGTTTTCGCCGCCCATCTCTAAAAACCGACCTCGTGGTGGGTCTGCCGCACCCGCTGGCCGATATGAATGTTTTCTCCATCCATACCCGCCTGCTTCCAGGAAGCGGCGCCGAACAACTGGCGGGAAGTCTCGTCCTGTCGGGCGCACGAGGGAAGCGCCAGCAACTACAAATTTCGGGAGTGGCCGGAGTAACCCGCAACGGATTCAACCTGCGGCGGCTCCGCCTGGACAGACAGGAAAGCGGTGGTCGGGTAACCGGTGACGGGACCCTGACCATAACAGAACGCGGGCCGTTTCTGAAACTAAGGATCGCCCTTTCCGGCCTCAATCTGGCTCCTGAGTTGAAGACAGCGACCAACCTGACGGGCGAGTTGTGGTTTGAGGGGGGGGCGGCAAACTACCAGGGACGTTTCGATCTCGCCAACCAAGGCACAGTGAGGCGAACGTCCCATGTCTCGGGCCGTTACAGCGGTAATAGCCATGGGGTCCGTTTTACCTCTCTGCACGGCACTCTGCTGGGTGGGAATGCGGCAGGTGATCTTGAGGTTACCTGGGAGGAGGGACTGGCGCTTCGCGGCGTGATTCGCGCAAGGGGGCTCAACCCTGCCATGATCGCCCCAGGTTGGACGGGTGTGGTCAACGTAGATATCAGCGGCGCCTTGGCGTACCTGGCCCATGCCCCTCTACGCTGGAATATGAATGCAAAACTTCTGGACAGTGACCTGCATGGGCAGCCGCTTACCGGAAATCTGCGAGCGGCCTCCAACGGCGGTGACCTCAGTGTTGAAGCGCTGGCACTCCATGGGAAAGGGTTCGACATCGAGGCTATGGGGACGCTCTACACGGGGCTGGCTTTTACAACTCAAGTGAGTGATTTATCGCTGTTGATCCCCGGAACCGCCGGGGCATTTCGGGCTGACGGCCGGATACGCTGGCGCAACGGACGTCCGGCTGGCTACCTGAACGGTTACGGCCGAGCTCTCCAGGTCAACGGGGTTAAGGTAGCAAACGCGAACATAACCGCCCGGCTCAGGAATGGGGGGGGATACCCTATACACGCAACCGCAGCACTGCGTGCTGTGCACTACAAACGCTTTCAGGCCGACTCACTCACCGTTGCCGCCGACGGGACCCTTCACGACCATACTCTGGATGCGACGGTGCAATCTTCTGGAGCCGACGTGAGAGTGGGTTTGTCCGGGTCCTATGATCAAGTGAGTTGGAAGGGAATGATCACTCGCCTCTCCGGCAAGGATACCGTTGGTGCCTGGCACCTCCTCGCACCCGCCGCCCTGGCTGTTGCTGCCGAACGGCTTTCCATCGCCCCCCTGGCTATCAGCGGCGCGGGACCGGAACGAATCACCATCACCGCAGATCTGATCCAGCCCCTGCAGGGCAATGTGCGAGTGCAGTGGAGCGGTGTTAATTTGGCTAGGGCGAATCAGTGGCTTCAGGGGGTACGGGTCGACGGGACTACCTCTGGGTCGATCCAATTGGGTTTTGCCCCGAAAAACAAACTCACCCTGGCTGCGAGCGCGGATACGCAGGGCCTGTTCACTCGGGATAACCACGCTTTTAATGTAAAGCGCGGCCTATTTACCATCGATGCCGACGAGCACGGCCTCCATGCCGGGCTGGAACTTAGGCTGGCCGACCACGGCCTGCTGAAAGGCGCATTCTCATCACGTTCACCCATCCGCTTGGCCGCACCCGATACGGGTAACTTGACGCTTGAATGGTCGGAGGTAAATCTCACTCTCGTGCAACCATGGATGCCCGCCGGGTTCAATCTGGAGGGCCGGGTAACAGGGCATGCCGCTGGCAAGATCCTGATGGGGAGTCATCTCACGCTTGCGGGTAGCGCAGCTCTCTCGCAAACTGCGGTCCACCTTCGCACAAAAGGTGGGGATTATAACAGTACGGTGCGTAACGCTGCCATAAAATGGACATGGCAAGGGGAGAACTTAACCGGATCAACAAGCCTGGAGATGGCTGAATACGGACAGATACAGGGCGTTTTTGAGTTACCGCTTCCGGCACGGTTTCCCACGGCAATTCAGCAGCAGGGACTTGTCCGTGCAACATTTAAAGGGCGTTTCCGGGAGCAAGGGCTTCTCACCTCTCTCTTTCCGGGGTTGATCCGTGAGAGCCGCGGGGAGGTGTCAGGACAGCTTGAGATTACGGGCACCTTGCGGGAACCGCGAATAGGTGGAGACCTGCATCTGGCTCGGGCGGGAGCCTATTTCCCCGCTGCCGGAGTCCATGTTAATGAGGTACGCCTGGACGCTCACATGGAGAATGATCTCATCCGCATTGGTAACTTCCGGGCCGACTCTGGACCCGGTCACATCTCGGGAACGGCCGTTATCCGCCTGAAAGGGTGGCGCGTGGCCGACTACACAGGAAATCTGAACGGCGAACGTTTCCAGGCGATCTATCTCCCCGAGATCCGTATGCTGGTCGAGCCTCATCTCAGCTTCGCTGGAACCTCGAACACGCTGGCTGTGCGTGGCGATATTCGTGTGCCCGAGCTCCTTGTCCAGGGGCCGCCGCGCAGTTCCGTAGTTACGCGGAGTAAGGATGTGATCATTGAGGGAACGCCTCCCCAGGCCACTCACCACTTTCCACTCGCATTGGACATACAGGTACGCGTTATCCCCGGAGACCACGTGAAGGTAAAGCTGGAGGGGGTTGATGCGCAACTGGGAGGGAGTATTAACCTGAAAGTGCGAGGTCCCGACCAGATAACAAGCGACGGAGAGATCAGGCTGGTAAAAGGACGTTACAAGGCATACGGCATCGATTTGGAGATCGTGCGGGGGCGAGTGTACTACACCGGAGACTCCATCGGCCAACCGACCCTGGATATACTGGCTCTGCGCACCGTGGGAGACGTGCGGGCCGGCGTAACGGTGACCGGCTCGCTACAGACACCGACGGTCAAGCTCTACTCCGAGCCAGCAATGACGGACACGGACACTCTGGCCTACATCGTGCTTGGTCACCCGCTGGGCAGCGGAAGCGACCAAGCGACCTTGGTCATTCAGGCTGCAAGCCAGTTGCTCTCCTCCAGCCAGACATACTCCCTGAAGGACCAGATAAAAAACAGGCTGGGGCTCAGCACCCTGGAGGTCGGTGACAAAGCTTCAACCTCCGCAATCATGGGGTACAAGGTCATTGCGGCAGCCCCTCCCGGCACGACGACTCCTCAAACGACGACAGGCCTATCTCAGACCGTTGCTACAGCAGGAAAATATCTGACCCCGCAACTCTACCTGAGTTACGGACGTTCACTCTTCACCGGCGACAATCTGATTCGCCTTCGTTACGACATTTCCCGGCGTTGGAATATCGAAACCCAGACAGGGACGGAGAGTGGTGCAGACATCTACTACAAGATCGATTTCAATTAG
- a CDS encoding autotransporter assembly complex family protein: MVKPGCLYIIVACVVSLHCLAAPLRAEEPIEIAIEGIEGDALRNVREALTLPAGMTGEGKVDRLWLEHFKQQSTEKVRSALEPFGYYSARIGATIEDLGPDRYRLRVMVTTGEPVRVKTVEISLHGPGAEEESLKALVSTFPLHRGDLLLQKKYEDAKGRLLSQAQALGYADATFDLHEILIAPTKTDARIRLLLETGERYRFGEVKIEGTPGYPESFLRRYLAFKPGEIFSPAKLAETQLNLTNSDRFKEVIVTPEKEKNQQSLMAVLVRLKPNPPKTLHPGIGYGTDTGARVSLRYRDLNMLRLGHELNANLLIAQNIQGLATVYTIPSPRDIRSFTGIQLNLQRQDVVTYVSRLISLEVDRNRGFGPGRVGTAFVRLQQEDFTVGAQNSGARLVLPGLRFNENHYDNQIRPTQGYHYGIELHGVHQALGSDVDLLQLITDGSVLIPLPWRLSLHTRAKSATTLLSDSLVDLPVSLRFFAGGDQSVRGYSFQSLGPRDSSGKVAGGKHLLVGSAELERALFDKWGISLFYDAGNAFNSFDNIRLFQGAGAGVHYYSPIGALNLYLARQIGVDSPAWHIHFTVGFEL; encoded by the coding sequence GTGGTAAAGCCCGGATGTCTTTATATCATCGTAGCATGCGTTGTGTCGCTCCACTGCCTGGCAGCGCCTTTAAGGGCCGAAGAGCCCATCGAGATAGCAATTGAGGGGATCGAGGGAGATGCGTTGCGCAATGTGCGCGAAGCGCTGACTCTTCCTGCCGGGATGACCGGTGAGGGAAAGGTGGACAGACTGTGGCTCGAACACTTTAAACAACAGTCCACGGAAAAAGTTCGTTCTGCACTGGAACCGTTCGGCTATTACAGTGCCCGGATCGGCGCCACTATCGAGGATCTCGGCCCGGACAGATATCGCCTGAGGGTCATGGTGACGACGGGGGAACCGGTAAGGGTGAAAACGGTCGAGATTTCGCTACACGGCCCCGGCGCGGAGGAAGAGTCTCTAAAGGCACTGGTGTCCACTTTCCCGTTGCACCGAGGCGACCTCCTCCTGCAAAAAAAGTACGAAGATGCCAAGGGAAGACTGCTTTCACAGGCCCAGGCACTGGGGTACGCGGATGCCACATTTGATCTGCACGAGATCCTCATCGCACCGACAAAGACCGATGCCCGCATCAGGCTGCTCCTGGAAACGGGCGAACGATACCGTTTCGGTGAAGTGAAGATAGAAGGCACGCCCGGCTATCCCGAAAGCTTTCTGCGACGTTATCTGGCATTTAAGCCCGGAGAGATCTTTTCCCCCGCCAAGTTGGCAGAAACTCAGCTCAACCTAACCAACTCCGACCGTTTCAAGGAGGTAATCGTCACCCCGGAGAAAGAAAAAAACCAGCAGTCCCTGATGGCTGTTCTCGTCCGCCTGAAACCGAATCCTCCCAAGACCCTGCACCCTGGCATAGGCTACGGCACGGACACGGGAGCCCGCGTTAGTTTGCGTTACCGCGACCTTAACATGTTGCGACTCGGGCACGAACTCAATGCCAACCTGTTAATCGCACAGAACATCCAGGGGCTGGCAACCGTCTATACCATACCAAGTCCCAGGGATATCAGAAGTTTTACCGGGATACAGCTCAATTTACAACGGCAGGACGTTGTTACCTACGTCAGCCGCCTGATCTCACTGGAGGTGGACAGAAACCGTGGTTTTGGTCCGGGACGGGTCGGAACAGCCTTTGTCAGGCTGCAACAGGAAGACTTTACCGTCGGCGCGCAGAACTCGGGGGCGCGCTTGGTATTGCCCGGCCTGCGTTTCAATGAAAACCATTACGATAACCAGATCAGGCCGACACAGGGATATCACTACGGAATCGAATTGCACGGAGTTCACCAGGCGCTTGGCTCGGATGTCGACCTGCTCCAGTTAATTACGGATGGAAGCGTGCTCATCCCCTTGCCATGGCGCCTCTCCCTGCATACCCGGGCTAAGTCGGCGACCACCCTGCTAAGCGACTCGTTGGTCGATCTGCCGGTTTCGCTTCGTTTTTTTGCCGGCGGAGATCAAAGTGTGCGCGGTTATTCCTTCCAATCACTCGGCCCGCGGGATTCAAGCGGCAAGGTAGCTGGAGGGAAGCACCTCCTGGTGGGAAGCGCGGAGCTTGAGCGGGCACTGTTTGACAAGTGGGGCATATCGCTATTTTACGACGCTGGCAACGCATTCAATTCATTCGACAACATCCGGCTGTTTCAGGGAGCCGGGGCTGGTGTGCATTACTACAGCCCGATAGGCGCCCTTAATCTCTACCTGGCCCGCCAAATAGGGGTGGACAGTCCGGCTTGGCACATTCATTTCACCGTGGGGTTCGAGCTGTGA
- the rpsB gene encoding 30S ribosomal protein S2: MSSISMKELLEAGVHFGHQTKRWNPKMKPYIFGARNGIYIIDLQKTVRYFKSAYNFVKESVEGGNTVLFVGTKKQAQDSVAEEASRCGMYYVNQRWLGGMLTNFATVKQSIDRLKRLDAMFEDGTVEAYTKKESLQFDKEREKLQKTLGGIKGMHKLPGMMFVIDPKNEEIAVQEANKLGIPVVAIVDTNCDPDPIDHVIPGNDDAIRAIRLLSSKIADAVIEGSQSRNAALQADKEGTEEFVAAEAAEGVAEAAAE, encoded by the coding sequence ATGTCAAGTATCAGCATGAAGGAACTGCTGGAGGCCGGCGTCCATTTCGGCCACCAGACCAAGCGTTGGAACCCCAAGATGAAACCCTACATCTTCGGGGCACGTAACGGAATTTACATCATCGACCTGCAGAAAACCGTCCGTTATTTCAAATCCGCTTACAATTTCGTAAAAGAATCGGTCGAAGGCGGCAACACTGTCCTGTTCGTCGGTACGAAGAAACAGGCCCAGGATTCGGTAGCCGAAGAGGCGAGCCGTTGCGGCATGTATTACGTCAACCAGCGCTGGCTGGGCGGCATGCTGACGAACTTCGCCACCGTCAAGCAGAGCATCGACCGTCTCAAACGCCTTGACGCCATGTTCGAGGACGGCACAGTCGAAGCCTACACCAAGAAAGAGTCCCTCCAGTTTGACAAGGAACGCGAAAAGCTCCAGAAAACCTTGGGTGGCATCAAGGGGATGCACAAGCTTCCCGGCATGATGTTCGTTATTGACCCCAAGAATGAAGAAATCGCCGTTCAGGAGGCCAATAAACTGGGGATCCCCGTTGTGGCCATCGTTGACACCAACTGCGATCCCGATCCTATCGATCACGTCATCCCGGGCAACGACGATGCCATTCGCGCCATTCGTCTGTTGAGTTCCAAAATTGCCGATGCCGTCATCGAGGGTTCTCAGTCTCGTAATGCCGCTCTCCAGGCCGATAAAGAGGGAACTGAGGAATTTGTCGCTGCCGAAGCGGCTGAGGGCGTTGCAGAGGCGGCTGCCGAATAA
- the tsf gene encoding translation elongation factor Ts, with translation MAVTAAQINELRKSTGAGMLDCKKALEESTGDFEKAVDYLRKKGLAAAAKKAGRAATEGAVGCYIHAGGKIGVMVEINCETDFVAKNENFQVFVKDIAMHIAAASPTCVRREEVSADVLEREKEIYRAKARETGKPENIIEKIIEGQINKFYADVCLLEQSYVKDPDKTIEQYLNETIAKIGENMSIRRFTKYVLGEGLEKKETDFAAEVAAAAGL, from the coding sequence ATGGCTGTTACTGCTGCACAGATCAACGAATTGAGAAAGTCGACCGGGGCCGGCATGCTCGATTGCAAGAAGGCCCTTGAGGAAAGTACCGGTGATTTCGAGAAGGCCGTGGATTACCTGCGCAAAAAGGGGCTGGCCGCTGCCGCCAAGAAGGCCGGTAGAGCCGCCACTGAAGGTGCTGTCGGTTGTTATATCCACGCCGGCGGCAAGATCGGCGTCATGGTCGAGATTAACTGTGAAACCGACTTCGTCGCCAAGAACGAAAACTTTCAGGTCTTTGTGAAGGACATCGCTATGCATATCGCTGCCGCATCGCCTACCTGCGTGCGCCGCGAGGAGGTGTCTGCCGATGTTTTGGAGCGTGAGAAGGAGATCTATCGCGCCAAGGCCCGGGAAACCGGCAAGCCGGAAAACATCATCGAGAAGATCATCGAAGGCCAGATCAACAAGTTTTACGCCGACGTCTGCCTTCTGGAGCAGTCCTACGTCAAGGACCCGGACAAGACCATCGAACAGTACCTCAATGAAACCATCGCCAAGATCGGCGAGAATATGTCGATCCGCCGCTTTACCAAGTATGTCCTAGGTGAGGGGCTTGAAAAGAAAGAGACGGACTTTGCTGCCGAAGTGGCAGCAGCGGCCGGCCTGTAA
- the pyrH gene encoding UMP kinase has translation MNRPSFTRVLLKLSGESLAGDQGYGIDPLTINTIAREIKEVVDMGVQLALVIGGGNIFRGLAASSKGMDRASADYMGMLATVINSLAMQDALEKQGVSTRVQSAIAMQEVAEPYIRRRAMRHLEKGRVVIFGAGTGNPYFTTDTAASLRAMEINAQVILKGTKVDGVYSADPKKDATAVKLPKLTYLEVLKMGLQVMDATATSLCMDNNLPIIVFDLTSEGNIKKVICGEEIGTIVQGE, from the coding sequence ATGAACAGGCCGTCATTTACCAGAGTGCTCTTAAAGTTGTCCGGCGAATCGCTTGCGGGTGACCAGGGGTATGGCATCGACCCGCTGACCATCAATACCATTGCCCGTGAGATTAAAGAGGTGGTAGATATGGGGGTCCAGTTGGCGCTCGTGATCGGCGGCGGCAACATCTTCCGTGGTCTGGCCGCCTCATCCAAGGGTATGGACCGGGCCAGCGCCGACTACATGGGGATGTTGGCCACGGTAATAAACTCCCTGGCCATGCAGGACGCCCTGGAGAAGCAGGGTGTTTCCACCCGTGTCCAATCGGCCATCGCCATGCAGGAGGTGGCTGAACCTTATATCCGCCGGCGGGCCATGCGTCATCTTGAAAAAGGGCGGGTGGTCATCTTCGGCGCCGGCACCGGCAACCCGTACTTCACCACGGATACCGCAGCAAGTCTGCGGGCCATGGAGATCAATGCTCAGGTGATCCTCAAAGGGACCAAGGTGGATGGCGTCTATTCGGCCGACCCTAAAAAGGATGCCACAGCGGTCAAACTGCCGAAACTGACCTATCTCGAAGTGCTTAAGATGGGGCTGCAGGTTATGGACGCAACGGCCACCTCGCTCTGCATGGACAACAACCTGCCGATTATAGTGTTCGATCTGACCAGCGAGGGAAACATCAAAAAGGTCATCTGCGGCGAAGAAATAGGAACCATCGTACAAGGAGAATAA
- the frr gene encoding ribosome recycling factor translates to MPKSVIDDMKSHMEKTVNVLKGEFQKIRTGRASTGILDAVKVDYYGNPSSISQVATLAVPEPRTITIAPWEAKMIGPIEKAILNANIGLTPSNDGKIIRLNLPPLTEERRKEIVKDLRKKAEEDKIALRNIRRDAMDKLKKLEKDKGITEDELKKYEKDVQDITKSFETKIDEAVAHKEKEVMEV, encoded by the coding sequence ATGCCAAAGTCCGTGATTGACGACATGAAGTCACACATGGAGAAGACCGTTAACGTTCTCAAGGGTGAATTCCAGAAAATAAGGACCGGTCGCGCCAGCACCGGCATTCTGGATGCGGTCAAGGTGGACTATTACGGCAACCCTTCCTCCATCAGTCAGGTGGCCACCCTGGCGGTGCCGGAGCCGCGCACCATCACTATCGCTCCGTGGGAGGCCAAAATGATCGGCCCCATAGAAAAGGCTATCCTCAATGCCAATATCGGCTTGACCCCTTCCAACGACGGAAAGATCATCCGTCTCAACCTGCCACCGCTGACCGAGGAACGCCGCAAGGAAATTGTCAAGGATCTCAGGAAAAAAGCTGAAGAGGATAAAATCGCCCTGCGCAACATCCGCCGCGACGCCATGGACAAACTGAAGAAGCTGGAGAAAGACAAGGGGATCACCGAGGACGAACTGAAAAAATACGAAAAAGATGTACAGGATATAACCAAGAGTTTCGAGACCAAGATAGACGAAGCCGTGGCCCATAAAGAAAAAGAGGTCATGGAAGTTTGA
- a CDS encoding isoprenyl transferase, with protein MESLVPDRLPTHLAIIMDGNGRWAQQRMLKRIVGHQRGAETIKMVVEQSSLLGIKYLTLFAFSSENWSRPAMEVKALMALLKKYIRQETARMMRKNIRYNVIGNRSELPDDVNETLEDAIRQTAGNTGMVLTLALSYGGRQELSMAASRLARDVAAGKLKPDDITMDVFGGYLDTGGLPDPDFLIRTSGEMRISNFLLWQLAYTELYFTETYWPDFTINEFQKALADFQSRERRFGKTSDQILNRGSLLNA; from the coding sequence ATGGAATCGCTCGTTCCGGACAGGCTGCCTACGCACCTTGCCATCATCATGGACGGCAACGGGCGATGGGCGCAGCAACGCATGCTCAAGCGCATCGTGGGGCATCAGCGCGGGGCTGAGACCATCAAGATGGTGGTGGAGCAATCCTCCCTTCTGGGTATTAAATACTTGACCCTTTTTGCCTTTTCCTCCGAAAACTGGTCGCGGCCCGCAATGGAGGTCAAGGCGCTGATGGCGCTGCTCAAGAAGTATATCCGCCAGGAAACTGCACGCATGATGCGGAAAAACATCCGCTACAATGTAATAGGTAACCGCAGCGAGCTGCCCGACGATGTCAATGAAACCCTGGAAGACGCCATTCGCCAGACTGCCGGCAATACCGGCATGGTTCTGACCTTGGCGCTTTCCTACGGTGGGCGGCAGGAACTCAGTATGGCCGCAAGCCGACTGGCACGTGACGTGGCTGCCGGCAAACTCAAGCCGGACGATATAACCATGGATGTTTTTGGCGGTTATCTCGACACCGGCGGCCTGCCCGATCCCGACTTCCTGATCCGCACCAGCGGAGAGATGCGCATCAGCAACTTCCTCTTGTGGCAGTTGGCCTATACCGAACTATATTTCACCGAAACCTACTGGCCCGACTTTACCATTAACGAGTTTCAAAAGGCATTGGCCGATTTCCAATCCCGCGAGCGACGTTTCGGCAAGACCAGCGACCAAATCCTGAATAGGGGTTCCTTATTAAACGCCTGA